From Arthrobacter sp. FW306-2-2C-D06B, a single genomic window includes:
- the trpS gene encoding tryptophan--tRNA ligase, translating to MTSSTTTEPAAAAAKATSTKLAAGARHRVLSGMQPSADSLHLGNYLGALVNWVRMQDEYDAIFFIPDLHAITVPQDPAELARRTRVTAAQYIAGGVDVDKCTLFVQSQVPEHAQLAWVLGCITGFGEASRMIQFKDKSLQHGSDHASVGLFTYPILQAADILLYQPHGVPVGEDQRQHIELSRDLAQRFNSRYGETFQVPQAFIQKETAKIYDLQNPTAKMSKSAESPAGLINLLDDPKITAKRIKSAVTDTETEIRFDREAKPGVSNLLSIYSSISGQPVEKIVADYEGKMYGHLKVDLAELVATHLGPIRDRANELLADPAELDRLLAHGADKAREIASATLADVYAKVGFLPYGGAQGIR from the coding sequence ATGACCAGTTCCACCACGACTGAACCCGCTGCAGCTGCAGCCAAGGCAACATCCACCAAACTGGCCGCCGGAGCAAGGCACCGCGTGCTGTCCGGCATGCAGCCCTCTGCTGACTCCCTCCACCTGGGCAACTACCTGGGTGCCTTGGTCAACTGGGTCCGCATGCAGGACGAATATGACGCCATCTTCTTCATCCCGGACCTGCATGCCATTACGGTGCCGCAGGATCCCGCCGAGCTGGCCCGCCGGACACGCGTCACCGCTGCGCAGTACATCGCCGGCGGCGTAGATGTGGACAAGTGCACGCTGTTCGTCCAGTCCCAGGTTCCTGAGCACGCCCAGCTGGCGTGGGTTCTGGGCTGCATCACTGGCTTCGGCGAGGCCTCGCGCATGATCCAGTTCAAGGACAAGTCGCTGCAACACGGTTCGGACCACGCGAGCGTCGGGCTCTTCACGTACCCGATCCTGCAGGCAGCCGACATCCTGCTGTACCAGCCACACGGGGTACCCGTAGGCGAAGACCAGCGGCAGCACATTGAACTGAGCCGGGACCTCGCCCAGCGCTTCAACAGCCGGTACGGTGAGACGTTCCAGGTGCCGCAGGCCTTCATCCAGAAGGAAACGGCCAAGATCTACGATCTCCAGAACCCGACGGCCAAGATGTCCAAGTCCGCGGAGTCGCCGGCCGGCCTGATCAACCTGCTCGATGATCCGAAGATCACGGCCAAACGCATCAAGTCGGCAGTCACGGACACCGAGACGGAAATCCGTTTCGACCGCGAAGCCAAGCCAGGAGTGTCCAACCTGCTGAGCATCTACTCGTCCATCAGTGGCCAACCGGTGGAGAAGATCGTGGCGGACTACGAAGGCAAGATGTACGGCCACCTGAAGGTCGACCTCGCTGAACTCGTTGCAACCCATCTCGGGCCGATCCGGGACCGCGCCAACGAGCTTCTGGCCGATCCGGCCGAGCTCGACCGGCTCCTCGCCCATGGGGCGGACAAAGCCCGGGAGATCGCCTCGGCCACGCTCGCCGACGTCTACGCCAAGGTGGGCTTCCTGCCTTACGGCGGAGCACAAGGAATCCGCTAA
- a CDS encoding 2'-5' RNA ligase family protein — translation MCAAGKLSVQAGSLSRGAGQAADARLDTGAHQSASACGDNMCVGVILGFPREVAQELQQWRASFGDPMAEVIPAHITLVTTTPAQDWEATLEHVRDVARRQAPFEITISGTGSFRPVSPVVFLKVEDGFEECVGLHEQLQTGPLERELPFPYHPHVTVAHDVAPASLDEAEMVLKNYSATFPVVSMGLYEHDDNGIWQLREELDFGGDADQARKNTAQRPAAGRKATTAD, via the coding sequence ATGTGCGCAGCTGGCAAGCTCAGCGTCCAGGCCGGCTCCCTTTCAAGGGGAGCCGGCCAGGCGGCTGACGCCCGCCTGGACACGGGCGCACACCAGTCTGCCAGCGCATGCGGGGACAACATGTGCGTAGGGGTCATCCTGGGTTTCCCCCGTGAAGTCGCCCAGGAACTGCAGCAATGGCGTGCATCCTTCGGCGATCCGATGGCGGAAGTCATCCCGGCCCACATCACCCTCGTCACCACGACGCCTGCCCAGGACTGGGAAGCAACCCTCGAACACGTTCGCGATGTCGCCCGGCGCCAGGCACCATTCGAGATCACGATTTCCGGCACGGGCTCCTTCCGTCCGGTGTCCCCGGTGGTGTTCCTGAAGGTCGAAGACGGTTTCGAGGAGTGTGTGGGCCTGCACGAACAACTGCAGACCGGCCCCCTCGAACGCGAACTTCCTTTCCCCTACCACCCGCACGTGACGGTAGCCCACGACGTCGCTCCCGCAAGCTTGGACGAGGCCGAAATGGTGCTCAAGAACTACAGCGCCACCTTCCCTGTGGTTAGCATGGGACTTTACGAGCACGACGACAATGGCATTTGGCAGCTACGGGAAGAGCTCGACTTTGGCGGCGACGCAGACCAAGCACGGAAAAACACAGCACAACGACCGGCAGCAGGCCGAAAGGCCACCACTGCCGACTGA
- a CDS encoding YihY/virulence factor BrkB family protein, with amino-acid sequence MAFGSYGKSSTLAATQTKHGKTQHNDRQQAERPPLPTEGAQLKLQLIHRQVEWGKARRSGNRGATIPAFINLALARLSNFRPMRAFNLYNLRHGPLLSAGIGFTMFFSITGLLATGFAVTGLVLNGQPQLVDSIVSSVATAAPGLLKTNGGNGLVDPHDLLNPTGLGWTAAIAAVVTVFTALGWIAGIREGLRGVSGLESVQENPLLMKARDAGTLLLLGAALVVSAGVSLVFGTAAGWIIERLGLADAVAGPVTWLVRTAVPLVLNWATAVIMFRFAGRLKLRRQAFVEGTVLAGIGTTILQIFSTELLANAGRNPILASFAIIIGLLIWFNLVSQVYLVSGAWAAVREADTGAQEHPKPALGSRHPSPRTFHARDS; translated from the coding sequence ATGGCATTTGGCAGCTACGGGAAGAGCTCGACTTTGGCGGCGACGCAGACCAAGCACGGAAAAACACAGCACAACGACCGGCAGCAGGCCGAAAGGCCACCACTGCCGACTGAAGGGGCGCAGCTGAAGCTGCAGCTCATTCACCGTCAGGTCGAATGGGGCAAAGCCAGGCGCTCAGGCAATAGGGGCGCCACAATACCGGCGTTCATCAATCTGGCCCTCGCCCGGCTGAGCAACTTCCGGCCCATGCGCGCCTTCAACCTCTACAACCTGCGCCACGGACCGCTGTTGAGCGCCGGCATAGGCTTCACCATGTTCTTCTCCATCACAGGACTGCTGGCCACGGGATTCGCCGTGACCGGCTTGGTCCTCAATGGGCAACCCCAACTGGTTGATTCAATCGTCTCGAGCGTCGCCACGGCTGCCCCGGGACTCCTGAAAACCAACGGCGGCAACGGCCTGGTGGATCCGCATGATCTCCTCAATCCCACAGGACTCGGTTGGACTGCCGCCATAGCCGCCGTCGTCACGGTATTTACCGCGCTCGGCTGGATCGCCGGGATCCGGGAGGGTCTTCGCGGAGTCTCCGGGCTGGAGTCCGTACAAGAGAACCCCCTGCTGATGAAGGCCCGCGACGCCGGTACCCTCCTGCTGCTCGGCGCAGCCTTGGTGGTCAGCGCCGGTGTTTCGCTGGTGTTCGGGACGGCAGCCGGATGGATCATCGAACGGCTCGGGTTGGCCGACGCCGTTGCCGGCCCCGTCACGTGGCTCGTTCGCACGGCCGTTCCACTGGTCCTCAACTGGGCGACGGCGGTGATCATGTTCCGCTTCGCAGGCCGCCTGAAACTTCGCCGCCAAGCGTTCGTGGAAGGAACAGTGCTGGCCGGAATCGGAACCACCATCCTCCAGATCTTCAGCACGGAGTTGCTGGCGAATGCCGGACGGAACCCCATCCTGGCCTCATTCGCCATCATCATCGGGCTTCTGATCTGGTTCAACCTGGTCAGCCAGGTCTACTTGGTCTCCGGGGCGTGGGCGGCCGTCCGGGAAGCGGATACCGGCGCACAAGAGCACCCCAAGCCGGCCCTCGGATCGCGGCACCCTTCGCCGCGCACGTTCCACGCAAGGGACTCCTGA
- a CDS encoding alpha/beta hydrolase family protein: MSKSTKITFEGSTGDLLAGIVDVPEGPVRGWGVFSHGLTLGKDSPSASRICKGLADLGVGMLRFDNLGLGDSAGDWSAGSFSVKVADTIRAAEFMRAEGKEISLLVGHSFGGAAVLAAALSLPEVRAVATVGAPFQPRHVEHMFDAEVSTILSEGSAEVNLGGRRMEVRRHFVEDVEKADLRDCIRTLHRPLMVLHSPTDNTVGIDNASEIFQTARHPRSFISLEGSDHLLTGKGQAARVAGIISAWAGQYLGD, encoded by the coding sequence GTGTCCAAATCCACGAAGATCACCTTCGAAGGCAGCACCGGAGATCTCCTGGCTGGGATCGTGGACGTGCCTGAGGGCCCTGTCAGGGGCTGGGGTGTGTTTTCCCATGGTCTGACCCTCGGAAAGGACAGCCCGTCAGCCTCGCGCATCTGCAAAGGCTTGGCGGATCTCGGGGTCGGCATGCTTCGCTTCGACAACCTTGGACTGGGTGACTCAGCCGGCGATTGGTCAGCAGGATCGTTCAGCGTGAAAGTGGCAGACACCATCCGCGCCGCAGAGTTCATGCGAGCCGAAGGCAAGGAAATCTCCCTGCTCGTGGGCCACTCCTTCGGCGGGGCCGCCGTGTTGGCCGCCGCCCTCAGCCTCCCGGAGGTACGTGCCGTGGCGACTGTCGGCGCCCCGTTCCAGCCCAGGCATGTGGAGCACATGTTCGACGCCGAAGTCAGCACGATTCTCAGCGAAGGCAGCGCTGAGGTCAATTTGGGCGGCAGGCGCATGGAGGTTCGCCGACACTTTGTGGAAGACGTGGAGAAGGCCGATCTCAGGGATTGCATCCGTACCCTGCACAGGCCCCTCATGGTGCTGCACTCCCCCACAGACAACACCGTGGGCATCGACAACGCCAGCGAAATCTTCCAGACGGCACGGCACCCGCGGAGCTTCATTTCGCTCGAAGGCAGCGACCACCTTTTGACGGGCAAAGGACAAGCAGCCCGGGTTGCAGGGATCATCTCCGCCTGGGCCGGGCAATACCTCGGCGACTAG
- a CDS encoding succinate dehydrogenase iron-sulfur subunit encodes MSAELAEPASKIELPAHIGGGGEIPTFNITLRVRRYNPEVSEEPAWEDHQLTMYGTDRVLDALHKIKWEIDGSLSFRRSCAHGVCGSDAMRINGRNRLACKTLLKDLDTSKPITVEPIKGLPVEKDLIVDMEPFFQSFREVMPFLINKGHEPTKERLQSVEDRERFDDTTKCILCAACTSSCPVFWTDGQYFGPAAIVNAHRFIFDSRDDAGDMRLEILNDKEGVWRCRTTFNCSEACPRGIQVTQAIAEVKQAILARKI; translated from the coding sequence ATGTCTGCTGAACTTGCTGAGCCAGCATCCAAGATCGAGCTGCCCGCGCACATTGGTGGAGGAGGGGAAATTCCCACCTTCAATATCACGCTGCGAGTGCGACGCTACAACCCGGAGGTCTCGGAAGAGCCCGCATGGGAAGACCACCAGCTGACGATGTACGGTACCGACCGCGTGCTGGACGCCCTGCACAAGATCAAGTGGGAGATCGACGGCTCGCTGTCCTTCCGCCGTTCCTGTGCCCACGGCGTTTGTGGCTCCGACGCCATGCGCATCAACGGCCGTAACCGCCTCGCGTGCAAGACCCTGCTGAAGGACCTGGACACCTCCAAGCCCATCACAGTTGAACCGATCAAGGGCCTCCCGGTGGAGAAGGACCTGATCGTGGACATGGAGCCGTTCTTCCAGTCCTTCCGCGAGGTCATGCCGTTCCTGATCAACAAGGGCCACGAGCCCACCAAGGAACGCCTGCAGTCGGTCGAGGACCGTGAACGGTTCGACGACACCACCAAGTGCATCCTGTGCGCTGCCTGCACGTCGTCCTGCCCCGTGTTCTGGACGGACGGCCAGTATTTCGGCCCGGCCGCCATCGTGAACGCGCACCGCTTCATCTTCGATTCGCGCGACGATGCCGGTGACATGCGCTTGGAGATCCTCAACGACAAGGAAGGCGTGTGGCGCTGCCGCACTACCTTCAACTGCTCGGAGGCTTGCCCGCGTGGCATCCAGGTGACCCAGGCCATCGCCGAGGTCAAGCAGGCCATCCTGGCACGCAAGATCTAG